The following proteins come from a genomic window of Amaranthus tricolor cultivar Red isolate AtriRed21 chromosome 14, ASM2621246v1, whole genome shotgun sequence:
- the LOC130799497 gene encoding probable polygalacturonase, producing MHVKASSLTIFKVRKMVGMLCGMIIVLVGIMNTREVEGRKSRISNYGEYSAINCRAHTASITDFGGVGDGTTSNTKPFQTAVDHLSQYGSDGGAMLLVPPGKWLTGSFNLTSHFTLFLHKDAVLLASQDMNEFPLIPPLPSYGRGRDAPGGRYASLITGSNLTDVIITGENGTIDGQGEMWWQKFHHGQLKHTRPYLIELMYSDSIQISHLTLINSPSWNIHPIYSSNILIQGITISAPVNSPNTDGINPDSCTNTRIEDCYIVSGDDCVAVKSGWDEYGISYGMPTKQLVIRRLTCISPTSAVIALGSEMSGGIQDVRAEDITAINSESGVRIKTGAGRGGYVKDIYVKGFTMHTMKWAFWMTGNYGSHPDDKYDPNALPTIKNINYRDMVADDVKMAARLEGISGDPFTEICISNVTISLAAKPKKIQWTCTDVAGISSGVTPKPCDAIADQGPYNNIECEFPTDPLPIDDIQVQTCSYQRMYP from the exons ATGCATGTTAAAGCCTCTTCTCTAACCATCTTTAAG GTGAGAAAAATGGTTGGAATGTTATGTGGAATGATAATAGTGCTTGTGGGAATAATGAATACAAGAGAAGTAGAAGGCAGAAAATCaagaatttcaaattatggAGAGTATTCTGCAATAAACTGCAGAGCTCACACTGCATCGATCACTGATTTTGGTGGTGTGGGTGATGGTACAACTTCTAATACTAAGCCTTTTCAGACAGCCGTTGATCATCTCAGTCAATATGGATCTGACGGCGGAGCTATGCTCTTAGTTCCTCCTGGAAAATGGTTAACTGGGAGTTTTAATCTTACTAGCCATTTTACTCTTTTCCTTCACAAAGATGCTGTTCTTTTAGCCTCCCAG GACATGAATGAGTTCCCTTTGATCCCGCCCTTGCCGTCGTACGGTCGAGGAAGGGATGCTCCTGGTGGTAGATATGCCAGCCTAATTACTGGTTCCAACCTCACAGATGTCATTATTACAG GAGAAAATGGAACAATTGATGGTCAAGGAGAAATGTGGTGGCAGAAATTTCACCATGGACAGTTAAAACACACAAGGCCTTACTTGATAGAGCTTATGTATTCAGACAGTATTCAAATTTCCCACTTGACACTCATTAATTCTCCTTCATGGAATATTCATCCTATTTACAGCAG CAACATACTTATACAAGGCATCACTATCAGTGCTCCTGTTAACTCTCCTAACACTGATGGAATTAACCCAG ATTCCTGCACGAACACCAGAATAGAGGACTGCTACATTGTTTCTGGAGATGATTGTGTGGCTGTCAAGAGTGGATGGGACGAGTACGGTATCTCCTACGGAATGCCCACCAAGCAACTAGTAATCCGTCGTTTGACATGCATTTCTCCAACGAGTGCAGTGATCGCTTTAGGAAGTGAGATGTCGGGTGGAATACAAGATGTCAGGGCAGAGGACATAACAGCTATCAATTCAGAATCGGGAGTCAGAATCAAGACAGGAGCAGGAAGAGGAGGATATGTGAAGGACATATATGTAAAAGGGTTTACAATGCACACCATGAAATGGGCATTTTGGATGACAGGAAATTACGGTTCTCATCCTGATGATAAATATGATCCTAATGCTCTTCCTACTATAAAAAACATCAATTACAGAGATATGGTCGCGGATGATGTGAAAATGGCAGCAAGATTAGAAGGAATTTCTGGTGATCCTTTCACTGAAATCTGTATTTCTAATGTGACTATTTCATTGGCTGCTAAACCAAAGAAAATTCAATGGACGTGCACTGATGTTGCTGGGATTTCGAGTGGTGTTACGCCTAAACCTTGTGACGCAATAGCCGATCAAGGACCATATAACAACATAGAATGTGAGTTTCCTACAGATCCCTTGCCTATCGACGATATCCAAGTTCAAACATGTTCATACCAAAGAATGTATCCTTGA